The Vibrio pomeroyi genome window below encodes:
- a CDS encoding LysR substrate-binding domain-containing protein, translating to MDNRLRHLSGLRYFEVAARLSNYSKAAEELFVTQAAVSQKIRQLEEQVGCKLFIRKGRAMTLTHEGHTLFKHVSDGFQEVLLGLNKIQSEPIQGLLVVRSPPSFASRWLLPRLWKFSVKHPEIPIKILTGCDTPNLKHGEIDVAIRQGEDLCVEEGLTLEMLINEPVYPFCSPELANSLNFTSPEQLLKCWLIQFDSGCFPWEEWFKQANISTQSSTIQWMEVGTFDMGLTTVMAGHGVCLATDSLAGDFIERGLLVKPFDIGMTPGVQVNLCFDPSSPRKERIEAFTEWLHEEVSEIPKS from the coding sequence ATGGACAATAGACTGCGTCACCTTTCAGGTCTCCGTTACTTTGAAGTTGCGGCTCGCTTGAGTAATTACAGCAAAGCTGCTGAAGAGCTGTTCGTCACTCAGGCAGCCGTCAGCCAGAAGATTCGACAGTTAGAAGAACAGGTTGGATGTAAGCTCTTTATTCGTAAGGGGCGAGCAATGACTTTGACGCATGAAGGGCACACACTTTTTAAACATGTCTCTGATGGATTTCAAGAGGTTCTGCTGGGGTTAAACAAGATCCAATCAGAACCTATTCAAGGGCTGCTTGTTGTTAGAAGTCCCCCTTCTTTTGCTTCACGTTGGTTGTTGCCGAGGCTTTGGAAGTTCTCAGTCAAACATCCCGAGATACCAATCAAGATCCTGACAGGATGTGACACTCCTAACCTAAAGCATGGTGAAATTGATGTCGCTATTCGGCAAGGCGAAGATCTATGCGTTGAAGAAGGCTTGACTCTTGAGATGCTAATCAACGAACCGGTTTACCCTTTTTGTTCTCCTGAACTCGCAAACTCTTTGAACTTCACATCACCTGAACAACTCCTCAAATGTTGGCTGATTCAGTTTGATAGCGGTTGTTTCCCTTGGGAGGAATGGTTTAAGCAAGCAAACATATCGACTCAAAGCAGCACCATTCAGTGGATGGAAGTAGGCACCTTTGATATGGGGTTAACCACGGTCATGGCGGGACATGGGGTTTGCTTGGCAACAGACAGCTTAGCTGGTGACTTCATTGAACGCGGCTTGCTAGTGAAGCCCTTTGATATTGGCATGACACCTGGTGTTCAGGTGAACTTATGTTTTGACCCTAGTTCGCCGAGAAAAGAGCGTATAGAGGCATTTACTGAGTGGTTGCATGAAGAAGTGTCTGAAATACCTAAGAGCTAA
- a CDS encoding AraC family transcriptional regulator, whose protein sequence is MKVVTPLLSDNNSDFNAVIINKISHYFPIENFGQDISIISNLDVRLVFFILNKPDKLQLLTMALAICENLNKRIVIICSKPLPNIVRNHKNIFFIIETNSKHLTSTFEELKTKTQHIFDPHFDLDRDTNNNNQLPAKLFTSEVVNFVMDNINKEIRETEIAEKCHCSTTYFSKKFHLHFGVSFRDFVCDKRILLAKKLIEADTESKIAVISYQCGYKDVSYFSRIFKKRTGVTPASYRRACTDNRKR, encoded by the coding sequence ATGAAAGTAGTAACACCTTTATTGTCAGATAATAATAGTGATTTTAACGCTGTTATTATCAATAAAATAAGCCACTACTTTCCTATTGAAAATTTTGGACAAGATATTTCTATAATCAGTAACTTAGATGTAAGGTTAGTGTTTTTTATATTGAATAAGCCAGATAAACTTCAACTACTTACAATGGCTTTGGCTATTTGTGAGAACCTAAATAAAAGAATAGTTATTATTTGCTCAAAACCGTTACCTAATATCGTTCGAAATCATAAGAATATATTCTTTATTATCGAAACAAACAGTAAACATCTGACCAGTACATTCGAAGAACTCAAGACCAAAACGCAACATATCTTCGATCCTCACTTCGATCTCGACCGAGATACCAACAACAATAATCAACTACCTGCAAAGTTGTTTACCTCTGAAGTCGTTAACTTTGTTATGGACAACATCAACAAAGAGATAAGAGAAACAGAGATCGCTGAAAAATGCCATTGTTCAACCACCTACTTTTCTAAGAAGTTTCATCTACACTTTGGAGTAAGCTTTAGAGACTTTGTGTGCGATAAACGAATCTTATTAGCCAAGAAGTTAATCGAAGCCGATACCGAATCAAAAATCGCTGTCATTTCTTATCAATGTGGATACAAGGATGTGTCGTATTTTTCAAGAATCTTTAAGAAAAGGACCGGAGTAACGCCCGCAAGTTACAGACGAGCCTGCACGGATAACAGAAAACGCTAA
- a CDS encoding AAA family ATPase, translating into MDIIGRTAPTTLNPQISAPSVPTSIEMLGVPEVVVENLVLKHLSAYPKSDVLELSNYLCVVTHIVESALAVLRKKSLIEVFQPATVLTLSSASHSHVRYSLSEKGLEEADLAFKRDAYLGPAPVSLTQYSDVVKQQDLRAELVTRPHVEAALDDVYGVDKMISVLGPAINSGRALLLYGHAGTGKTFVASRIVNALHTSVFIPYAVYALGNIIKVFSAQHHKPLDNNGSDQSISLKDQYDKRWLNCERPNIQVGGELTMDMLEVNHSENSRVWLAPVQMMANNGIFIIDDLGRQPMPVDALLNRWIVPMEYSFDYLSLPNGQQITMPFVLTLAFSTNLNPKKISDPAFLRRLGYKIEFKPLNQRDYEALWMSVVADKEVELQDGFFERLSQMHTLLKVPLFPCLPKDLVGISKDILSFEQLPPVITFDILSMAWEVYFTSDGHEEENNE; encoded by the coding sequence ATGGATATTATAGGGCGTACTGCTCCAACAACTTTGAATCCTCAAATTTCAGCGCCAAGTGTACCTACATCTATTGAGATGCTGGGAGTTCCTGAAGTTGTTGTCGAAAACCTTGTTCTTAAGCACTTGTCAGCTTATCCAAAGTCGGATGTTTTAGAGCTTTCTAACTATTTGTGTGTCGTGACACATATTGTTGAAAGTGCTTTGGCCGTTTTAAGAAAAAAATCACTCATCGAAGTTTTCCAACCCGCAACAGTTCTTACTCTTTCATCTGCGTCTCACAGTCATGTCCGTTATTCCCTTTCTGAGAAAGGACTTGAAGAAGCTGATCTTGCCTTTAAACGTGATGCTTATTTAGGTCCTGCACCTGTTTCACTCACTCAATATAGTGACGTGGTAAAACAACAAGATCTGAGAGCAGAGCTAGTGACTCGGCCGCATGTCGAGGCTGCACTGGATGATGTATATGGTGTCGACAAAATGATTTCGGTATTGGGGCCTGCAATCAATTCTGGACGTGCGTTGTTGCTGTATGGGCATGCAGGGACGGGTAAAACATTTGTCGCAAGCCGTATTGTGAATGCTTTGCACACATCTGTATTTATTCCCTATGCAGTCTATGCATTAGGTAACATTATCAAGGTGTTCTCGGCGCAACATCACAAACCGTTGGATAACAACGGCAGCGATCAAAGTATCTCCCTCAAAGATCAATACGACAAGCGTTGGCTTAATTGTGAAAGACCAAATATCCAAGTTGGGGGTGAACTGACAATGGATATGCTTGAAGTGAATCATTCAGAAAATAGTCGAGTCTGGTTAGCACCAGTTCAAATGATGGCAAACAATGGGATCTTTATCATTGATGACCTTGGTCGTCAGCCCATGCCGGTAGATGCGCTTCTTAACCGTTGGATTGTACCGATGGAGTACTCATTCGACTATTTGTCGCTGCCTAATGGCCAGCAGATAACGATGCCATTTGTATTAACTCTTGCCTTTTCTACCAATCTGAACCCAAAGAAAATAAGCGATCCTGCCTTTTTACGTCGTTTAGGTTACAAGATTGAATTCAAGCCACTTAATCAGCGAGATTATGAAGCTTTATGGATGAGCGTCGTTGCTGATAAAGAGGTAGAGCTTCAAGATGGTTTTTTTGAGCGTTTGTCTCAAATGCACACGCTTCTGAAAGTGCCACTTTTCCCATGTTTACCGAAAGATCTCGTTGGTATAAGCAAAGACATTCTTTCGTTTGAGCAACTCCCACCTGTTATCACATTCGATATTCTTTCCATGGCATGGGAAGTTTATTTTACCTCTGATGGACACGAGGAAGAGAATAATGAATAA
- the fusA gene encoding elongation factor G, with protein sequence MADLSKYRNIGIFAHVDAGKTTTTERILKLTGQIHKTGEVHDGESTTDFMEQEAERGITIQSAAVSCFWNDHRLNVIDTPGHVDFTVEVYRSLKVLDGGIGVFCGSGGVEPQSETNWRYANESEVSRLIFVNKLDRMGADFYNVVDQVKNVLGATPLVMVLPIGREDEFVGVVDLLSRKAYVWDDTGLPENYEIKDVPADMVDDVEQYREELIETAVEQDDDLMEAYMEGEEPSIEDIKRCIRKGTRDIAFFPTFCGSAFKNKGMQLILDAVVDYLPAPTEVDPQPLMDENGEETGEHAIVSTDETFKALAFKIMDDRFGALTFVRIYSGKLNKGDTILNSFTGKTERVGRMVEMQADDRNELTSAQAGDIIAIVGMKNVQTGHTLCDPKHQVTLEPMVFPTPVISIAVSPKDKGGSEKMGIAIGKMVAEDPSFQVETDEETGETILKGMGELHLDIKVDILKRTYGVDLTVGAPQVAYRETITQAIEDSYTHKKQSGGSGQFGKIDYRIKPGEAGSGFKFNSVVVGGNVPKEFWPAVEKGFASMMENGVLAGFPTLDVEVELFDGGFHAVDSSAIAFEIAAKGAFRQSMPKAGAQLLEPIMNVDVFTPDDHVGDVIGDLNRRRGMIKDQQAGVTGVRIKADVPLSEMFGYIGHLRTITSGRGQFSMEFAQYAPCPTNVADEVIAKVKAEKEAGK encoded by the coding sequence ATGGCAGATTTATCGAAATACAGAAACATTGGTATTTTCGCGCACGTTGATGCGGGTAAAACAACTACCACTGAGCGTATCCTTAAGCTAACTGGTCAAATCCACAAGACTGGTGAAGTACATGATGGCGAATCAACGACTGACTTCATGGAACAGGAAGCTGAGCGCGGTATTACTATCCAATCAGCAGCTGTAAGCTGTTTTTGGAACGATCACCGTCTAAACGTTATCGATACTCCTGGACACGTTGACTTCACAGTTGAAGTATACCGTTCTCTTAAAGTTCTTGATGGCGGTATCGGTGTATTCTGTGGTTCTGGTGGTGTTGAACCTCAATCAGAAACTAACTGGCGCTACGCTAACGAATCAGAAGTATCTCGTCTGATCTTCGTTAACAAACTAGACCGTATGGGTGCAGATTTCTACAACGTTGTTGACCAAGTTAAAAACGTTCTAGGTGCTACTCCTCTAGTTATGGTTCTACCAATCGGTCGTGAAGACGAATTCGTTGGTGTTGTAGACCTACTAAGCCGTAAAGCATACGTTTGGGATGACACTGGTCTTCCTGAAAACTACGAAATCAAAGATGTTCCTGCGGACATGGTTGATGACGTTGAGCAATACCGTGAAGAGCTAATCGAAACTGCTGTAGAGCAAGACGATGACCTAATGGAAGCTTACATGGAAGGTGAAGAGCCTTCTATCGAAGACATCAAGCGTTGTATCCGTAAAGGTACTCGTGATATCGCATTCTTCCCAACGTTCTGTGGTTCTGCGTTCAAGAACAAAGGTATGCAACTTATCCTTGATGCTGTAGTAGATTACCTACCAGCACCAACTGAAGTTGATCCTCAGCCTCTAATGGATGAGAACGGCGAAGAAACTGGCGAACACGCTATCGTTTCTACAGATGAGACTTTCAAAGCGCTTGCATTCAAAATCATGGATGACCGCTTCGGTGCTCTAACTTTCGTTCGTATTTACTCTGGTAAACTGAACAAAGGTGACACGATTCTTAACTCATTCACTGGCAAGACTGAACGTGTTGGCCGTATGGTTGAGATGCAAGCTGATGACCGTAACGAACTAACTAGCGCACAAGCTGGTGACATCATTGCGATCGTTGGTATGAAGAACGTGCAAACTGGTCACACTCTATGTGATCCTAAGCACCAAGTAACGCTTGAGCCAATGGTATTCCCAACTCCAGTAATCTCAATCGCTGTATCTCCAAAAGATAAAGGCGGTTCTGAGAAAATGGGTATCGCGATCGGTAAAATGGTTGCAGAAGATCCATCTTTCCAAGTTGAGACTGACGAAGAGACTGGCGAAACTATCCTGAAAGGTATGGGTGAACTTCACCTAGACATCAAGGTAGATATCCTTAAGCGTACATACGGCGTTGACCTAACTGTAGGTGCTCCTCAAGTTGCTTACCGTGAAACTATCACTCAAGCAATTGAAGATAGCTACACGCACAAGAAGCAATCTGGTGGTTCTGGTCAATTCGGTAAGATCGATTACCGTATCAAACCAGGCGAAGCAGGTTCTGGCTTCAAGTTCAACTCTGTAGTTGTGGGCGGTAACGTTCCTAAAGAATTCTGGCCTGCAGTTGAGAAAGGCTTCGCATCTATGATGGAAAACGGCGTACTAGCTGGCTTCCCAACTCTAGACGTTGAAGTTGAACTTTTCGATGGTGGTTTCCACGCAGTCGATTCATCTGCTATCGCATTTGAAATCGCAGCGAAAGGCGCATTCCGTCAATCTATGCCTAAAGCTGGCGCGCAACTTCTTGAGCCAATCATGAACGTTGACGTGTTCACTCCAGACGATCACGTTGGTGATGTTATCGGTGACCTTAACCGTCGTCGTGGCATGATCAAAGATCAACAAGCTGGCGTAACTGGTGTTCGTATTAAAGCTGACGTACCTCTTTCTGAGATGTTCGGCTACATCGGTCACCTACGTACTATCACTTCTGGTCGTGGCCAATTCTCTATGGAATTCGCACAATACGCACCATGTCCAACTAACGTTGCTGACGAAGTGATTGCAAAAGTTAAAGCAGAAAAAGAAGCTGGTAAGTAA
- the radA gene encoding DNA repair protein RadA, which yields MAKAKRAYVCNDCGADFPRWQGQCNACGAWNTITEVRLAASPQVARNERLSGYAGGATESSVQTLSEIDLQEVPRFSSGFKELDRVLGGGVVPGAAILIGGNPGAGKSTLLLQTMCQLSSQLPTLYVTGEESLQQVAMRASRLGLPKEHLKMLSETNVDKICQVAEKEQPKIMVIDSIQVMHVADVQSSPGSVAQVRESATALTRYAKQNNVAVFLVGHVTKDGTLAGPKVLEHIIDCSVLLDGGTDSRFRTLRSHKNRFGAVNELGVFAMTGQGLKEVSNPSAIFLSRGEEETSGSSVMVVWEGTRPLLVEIQALVDYSQLANPRRVAVGLEQNRLSLLLAVLHKHGGLQMADQDVFVNVVGGVKVTETSADLALVMALLSSFRDRALPKDVVVFGEVGLAGEIRPVPSGQERLNEAFKHGFKKAIVPAANMPKGGIPGMQIHGVKKLSEAINAFDEL from the coding sequence ATGGCTAAGGCAAAGCGAGCTTATGTGTGTAATGACTGTGGTGCCGATTTTCCACGTTGGCAAGGGCAGTGCAATGCATGTGGTGCTTGGAACACGATTACAGAAGTTAGGTTAGCGGCTTCCCCTCAGGTTGCACGTAATGAACGGTTGAGTGGTTATGCGGGCGGTGCAACTGAATCTTCGGTTCAAACGCTGTCAGAAATCGACCTGCAAGAAGTACCGCGTTTTAGCAGTGGCTTTAAAGAGCTCGACCGAGTACTCGGTGGTGGTGTCGTACCGGGCGCTGCGATCCTGATTGGTGGTAATCCAGGTGCCGGTAAATCAACGCTGCTATTACAAACCATGTGTCAGCTTTCTTCTCAATTACCGACTCTCTATGTCACAGGAGAAGAATCCCTACAGCAGGTCGCGATGCGTGCGTCTCGACTTGGATTGCCAAAAGAGCACCTAAAGATGCTCTCAGAAACGAACGTGGATAAGATCTGTCAGGTTGCCGAAAAAGAACAACCTAAGATCATGGTTATCGACTCGATCCAAGTTATGCACGTTGCGGATGTTCAATCTTCTCCGGGCAGTGTTGCACAGGTTCGTGAATCGGCAACCGCATTAACGCGCTACGCGAAACAGAATAACGTTGCTGTGTTCTTAGTTGGACACGTAACTAAAGACGGTACCTTAGCGGGGCCAAAAGTACTTGAGCACATTATTGACTGTTCTGTTCTATTAGATGGCGGAACCGATAGCCGTTTTAGAACGCTGCGCAGCCACAAAAACCGTTTTGGTGCAGTGAATGAACTGGGTGTGTTTGCGATGACAGGCCAAGGGCTAAAAGAAGTCAGCAACCCATCCGCTATCTTCTTGTCTCGTGGTGAAGAAGAAACCTCGGGCAGTTCTGTCATGGTGGTGTGGGAAGGTACGCGTCCACTTCTTGTCGAAATCCAAGCGCTGGTGGATTATTCACAGCTGGCTAACCCACGTCGCGTCGCTGTCGGCCTAGAGCAGAACAGGCTTTCACTGTTATTAGCGGTGCTGCATAAACACGGCGGCTTACAAATGGCTGACCAAGATGTGTTTGTGAATGTCGTCGGTGGTGTTAAAGTAACCGAAACCAGTGCTGATCTTGCGTTGGTGATGGCTCTACTTTCTAGTTTTAGAGACCGCGCATTACCAAAAGATGTCGTAGTTTTTGGTGAAGTAGGCCTAGCGGGTGAGATTCGACCTGTACCGAGCGGACAAGAGCGTTTAAATGAAGCATTTAAACACGGCTTTAAGAAAGCAATCGTACCGGCAGCGAACATGCCTAAAGGTGGCATTCCAGGAATGCAGATCCACGGTGTGAAAAAATTATCGGAAGCAATTAATGCTTTTGATGAGTTGTAA
- a CDS encoding AMP-binding protein: protein MIQPNEFSQEQATALPTPNDMILKWAEERPDEVYLKQIINRQFVEFTYKEVADKALKLASALEGLGAQPGDRVALVSKNCAEWFICDLAMMLGDFVSVPIFPTAGADTIQYCIEHSESKIVIAGKLDDPKATQQVLDDNPTLVSISLPYDSAAKCQHTFEQLIDTHEPSTKRPQHHDDKLMSLVYTSGTSGLPKGAMLTYGAFTWSVQRLIDHIGIQKDDRLFSYLPLAHITERVYIFGSSVMGGVVTAFPESLDTFIDDVKMHRPTLFISVPRLWTLFQQRIQDKLPQKKLNFLLKIPFINNIIKKKLADGLGLDQARVLGCGSAPVSPALLAWYESVGLHITEAWGMTESFAYSTLNYPFRADKIGTVGNAGPGIELKIAEDEEILVRGKGLFSGYYKNDIATQESFNSEGWLHTGDIGDIDSEGYLTIRGRKKDTFKTAKGKFVAPVPIENKLFEYSRVEMMCLIGLGLPGPILLVVPHDFPNFDRARYEKTTKRVIEKMNEQLASHEKIKGVLMIKEPWSIENGVLTPTLKIKRHILEQKYHEVGHNWPKDKLVVWEE from the coding sequence ATGATTCAGCCTAACGAGTTTAGCCAAGAACAAGCAACAGCTCTCCCTACACCCAATGACATGATTTTAAAATGGGCAGAAGAACGCCCAGATGAAGTCTATCTAAAACAAATAATTAACCGCCAATTTGTTGAATTCACTTATAAAGAAGTGGCAGACAAAGCGCTCAAACTGGCGTCAGCATTAGAAGGACTCGGAGCCCAACCAGGCGATCGAGTTGCTCTCGTTTCAAAAAACTGTGCAGAGTGGTTTATCTGTGATCTTGCCATGATGTTAGGAGATTTTGTCAGCGTCCCAATCTTTCCAACAGCGGGTGCAGACACCATTCAGTACTGTATTGAACACAGTGAAAGTAAGATTGTGATCGCTGGTAAGCTTGACGATCCTAAGGCGACTCAACAAGTACTTGATGACAATCCGACCTTGGTCAGTATCTCACTACCTTACGATAGTGCGGCGAAGTGCCAACACACATTCGAGCAGCTCATCGATACACATGAACCATCCACTAAACGACCTCAGCACCACGACGATAAGCTGATGTCGCTTGTGTATACATCTGGTACCTCTGGGTTGCCGAAAGGCGCAATGCTGACCTATGGCGCCTTTACGTGGTCAGTTCAGAGGCTAATCGATCATATCGGTATCCAAAAAGATGATCGTCTATTTTCTTACCTCCCACTTGCCCACATTACAGAGCGAGTTTACATCTTCGGTTCTTCAGTGATGGGAGGTGTGGTTACTGCTTTCCCTGAGTCTTTAGACACCTTTATTGATGATGTAAAAATGCATCGTCCAACCTTGTTTATTTCAGTACCTCGTTTATGGACTCTGTTCCAGCAGCGAATCCAAGACAAGTTGCCACAGAAAAAACTGAACTTCTTACTTAAGATTCCGTTTATCAACAACATCATTAAGAAGAAGCTTGCTGATGGTTTAGGGTTAGACCAAGCGCGTGTTCTCGGCTGTGGCTCAGCGCCAGTATCACCCGCTCTGCTCGCATGGTACGAAAGCGTTGGTTTACACATTACCGAGGCTTGGGGCATGACAGAGTCTTTCGCCTACAGCACGCTCAATTACCCATTCAGAGCCGATAAAATTGGTACGGTCGGTAATGCTGGCCCAGGGATTGAACTCAAGATAGCTGAAGACGAAGAGATTCTAGTTCGAGGCAAAGGCTTATTCTCTGGTTACTACAAGAATGATATTGCGACCCAAGAGTCTTTTAACTCTGAAGGTTGGCTCCATACAGGAGATATCGGGGATATCGACAGCGAAGGCTACCTAACAATTCGTGGACGTAAAAAGGATACCTTTAAAACCGCGAAAGGTAAGTTTGTTGCTCCCGTTCCGATCGAGAACAAACTCTTTGAATACAGCCGCGTAGAAATGATGTGTTTGATAGGCTTAGGCTTACCAGGCCCTATTCTGCTTGTCGTTCCACACGACTTCCCTAATTTTGACCGAGCTCGTTATGAGAAAACGACCAAGCGTGTTATCGAAAAAATGAACGAACAACTCGCTTCACACGAGAAGATCAAAGGCGTATTGATGATTAAGGAACCGTGGAGTATTGAGAATGGCGTGTTAACTCCGACTCTTAAGATCAAACGACATATCCTTGAGCAAAAATACCACGAAGTTGGTCATAACTGGCCGAAAGACAAACTAGTGGTTTGGGAAGAATAA
- a CDS encoding DUF1127 domain-containing protein produces MNTITATSNTHHSFLSLLSGKKFYSKFRTYLQNRRTRKHLAELSDHLLEDVGITRGQANEEMRKYFWE; encoded by the coding sequence ATGAACACGATAACCGCGACATCAAATACTCATCATTCATTCTTATCACTGTTATCAGGTAAGAAATTCTATTCTAAATTTAGGACTTATCTTCAGAATCGTAGAACGAGAAAACACCTAGCTGAGCTATCGGATCATTTACTTGAAGATGTTGGTATTACCCGAGGCCAGGCTAATGAAGAGATGAGAAAATATTTTTGGGAATAA
- a CDS encoding A24 family peptidase — MINEPSAFWALLIAISVYDVEKHRIPNKILILLLFVYFLSMFDSNYTLDFFLSSLAGVVVLFGFALLLYFMRAMSAGDVKLLGVVGLYLGWGQILDASYFILLASGMIGTFYLLYNYANSSSVSVKGYFQNKLILLGGVSPVKNKDDSFHNRYLNKVTMPFAPSVVIGLAMYSYFN, encoded by the coding sequence ATGATTAATGAGCCTTCTGCTTTTTGGGCGCTACTAATTGCAATCTCGGTATACGATGTTGAAAAGCATCGTATACCCAATAAAATATTGATACTTCTTTTGTTTGTGTATTTTTTGTCAATGTTTGATAGCAATTATACGTTGGACTTTTTCTTGTCTTCATTAGCAGGGGTTGTCGTACTTTTTGGGTTTGCTTTGCTTTTGTATTTTATGAGAGCGATGTCTGCAGGTGATGTGAAGTTATTGGGTGTTGTGGGATTGTATCTTGGGTGGGGACAAATACTTGATGCATCGTACTTTATTTTACTTGCTTCCGGGATGATCGGAACTTTTTATTTGCTGTATAACTATGCAAACTCGAGTAGTGTCAGTGTTAAAGGTTACTTTCAAAATAAACTTATTTTATTGGGTGGTGTTTCACCAGTAAAAAATAAAGATGATAGTTTTCATAATCGATACTTAAATAAAGTGACAATGCCTTTTGCCCCCTCTGTTGTCATAGGGTTAGCGATGTATAGCTATTTTAATTAA
- a CDS encoding VF530 family protein → MTQENNPLHGITLQKLLTELVEHYGWEELSYMVNINCFKKDPSIKSSLKFLRKTDWARTKVEQIYIDLKR, encoded by the coding sequence ATGACACAAGAAAATAACCCACTTCACGGTATCACATTGCAGAAGCTACTGACTGAATTGGTTGAGCATTACGGTTGGGAAGAGTTGAGTTACATGGTGAACATCAACTGTTTCAAAAAAGACCCGAGCATTAAATCTAGCTTAAAGTTTTTGCGTAAAACAGACTGGGCTCGTACTAAAGTAGAGCAGATCTACATTGATTTGAAACGCTAG
- a CDS encoding LysR substrate-binding domain-containing protein, with product MRERTPPFQGIYYFYTAAETGSFKLAAEKLFVTAAAVSQQIRQLEEWLGADLFIRQHRKIVLTHEGEVLYLQAKKGFAHIQDGVRRINQDPNPTQLSISTVPSFAQHWLVPRIGDFRDRHPDLSMLIEPTNKLVTFEDSNVDVCVRYGHGNYPNIESRWLMDEVVYPVCHPIYQEKHGIYDIDDLHKAELIEDRWPDMDWNLWLDVVGAKAGRSSLQFDGSHFVLEGALSVQGVALVKHSLVYRYLQEKKLVRIGNIALKPKYNYFLCAPAGYFHREKIKRFEAWMQSQVQLFGNKGREELSIIETDYELKWSDNS from the coding sequence GTGAGAGAACGAACCCCACCATTCCAAGGGATCTATTATTTTTATACCGCGGCTGAAACTGGCAGTTTTAAGCTCGCAGCAGAAAAGCTATTTGTTACGGCTGCAGCAGTCAGCCAACAAATTCGCCAACTTGAAGAATGGTTAGGCGCAGACCTGTTTATTCGCCAGCACCGAAAAATAGTACTCACTCACGAAGGTGAGGTGCTTTACCTGCAAGCTAAGAAAGGCTTTGCCCACATTCAAGATGGTGTGAGACGAATTAACCAAGATCCAAACCCTACTCAACTGTCTATTTCAACCGTGCCATCATTTGCCCAACACTGGTTGGTGCCTAGAATTGGTGACTTTCGCGATCGTCACCCAGATCTATCCATGTTGATTGAACCGACCAACAAGCTCGTGACGTTTGAAGATTCTAATGTCGATGTCTGCGTTCGATATGGTCATGGTAATTATCCAAACATTGAATCGCGTTGGTTAATGGACGAAGTGGTTTACCCTGTCTGCCACCCCATCTACCAAGAGAAGCATGGTATTTATGACATCGACGATCTACACAAAGCAGAGCTAATAGAAGACCGCTGGCCTGATATGGATTGGAATCTATGGTTAGATGTTGTGGGAGCGAAAGCAGGACGCTCATCACTGCAATTTGATGGTTCGCATTTTGTTTTGGAAGGTGCGCTATCCGTTCAAGGTGTCGCACTGGTTAAGCACAGCTTGGTTTATCGGTATTTGCAGGAAAAGAAGCTGGTACGGATAGGTAACATCGCACTTAAGCCCAAATACAATTACTTCCTATGTGCGCCTGCTGGATACTTTCATCGCGAGAAAATCAAACGCTTTGAAGCTTGGATGCAAAGTCAGGTTCAGTTATTTGGAAATAAAGGTCGAGAAGAGCTTTCTATTATCGAGACAGATTACGAGCTTAAATGGTCTGATAATTCATAA
- a CDS encoding Flp family type IVb pilin: MDKFLNNCKEFMKDEEGLTVIEYVIGAALLVLGLTTVFSGLGNTLANKLNAIVANVG; the protein is encoded by the coding sequence ATGGATAAGTTTTTGAATAATTGTAAAGAATTCATGAAAGATGAAGAAGGGTTGACTGTTATCGAGTACGTAATCGGTGCAGCATTATTGGTATTAGGCTTAACAACTGTATTTTCTGGCCTTGGTAATACTCTGGCAAATAAATTGAATGCTATTGTTGCCAACGTAGGTTAG